A stretch of Triticum aestivum cultivar Chinese Spring chromosome 1D, IWGSC CS RefSeq v2.1, whole genome shotgun sequence DNA encodes these proteins:
- the LOC123179812 gene encoding wall-associated receptor kinase 3 isoform X2 codes for MAGQDHYTRTGGGDVPGRPHARGGRAVQRDRAEDVDAYADEELTAGRRRRAFSPARAPWQWPAATLSLWQGGASAEEQRRPVTLEGCQAMCGNISVPFPFGMNQGCFVEGFQVACDDSFDPPRLFLFYNRTGPRTSFSEMGEAAYSTPTPVTSDPTLEKRWEVPVELMDISIAKSEARAYGLVRSDCSTSARDHLLKLQFTWLYQPFYLSEKRNFLVGVGRDVRARMSDYLLGSASPDTTCYSSIGPTCEDAFPKGSILNRFGVTFEPDNNTSWESSPCLYGMVVESSWYNFSDEDMRGYEVLSNKYSRGVPMVLDFAFRDGSCPGADSSVRPGYRCVNGNSSCVNSTSAEGYFCKCLEHYDGNPYIPNGCQDINECELREQNPDLRDLYPCDGICKNRLGGYDCRCKPGMKGDAIKGTCTEKLPLAAKVTVGIAAMIVVLVLMVMVHQLLKFRRFYEQNGGPVLKGVKNIRIYTRKQIKQMTNNYRRVIGEGHFGKVYLGTLKDKKQVAIKKSIKVDNHMKKEFTDEVIIQSAMRHKNIVMLIGCCLQLDVPTLVYEFVARGSLYDVLFKCRDKILVGTRLWIAAGSAEGLTYMHSAGESTIRHGDVKSANILLDEKFTPKVSDFGTSKLLARGKDEMTELVIGDMSYIDPVYMEQGIVTQKSDVYGFGVVLIELITRRPATYDAERSYVANFVEAFVEKRGRSFIDNDITSEADINLLEMVGGVAVDCLKPNPEERQDMKQVEHRLLEIVAQSEDYSQKRNFQGDLSPAPDDVAFLKALGE; via the exons ATGGCCGGCCAAGACCACTACACGCGAACGGGCGGCGGCGATGTCCCTGGCCGGCCTCACGCCCGCGGCGGGCGGGCGGTTCAGAGAGACCGAGCAGAAGACGTGGATGCCTATGCCGATGAGGAACTGACGGCGGGGAGAAGGCGGCGTGCTTTCTCGCCAGCTCGTGCTCCGTGGCAGTGGCCCG CAGCAACTCTGTCTCTGTGGCAGGGTGGTGCCAGCGCTGAAGAGCAGCGCCGGCCCGTCACGCTTGAGGGTTGCCAGGCCATGTGCGGCAACATCAGCGTCCCCTTCCCGTTCGGCATGAATCAGGGCTGCTTCGTCGAGGGCTTCCAGGTCGCCTGCGACGACTCGTTCGACCCCCCTCGTCTCTTCCTTTTCTACAACCGGACAGGACCACGAACCTCATTCAGCGAGATGGGCGAGGCGGCGTACTCAACGCCGACACCGGTCACGTCGGACCCGACGCTGGAGAAGAGGTGGGAAGTGCCCGTGGAGCTCATGGACATATCGATTGCCAAGAGCGAGGCACGGGCTTACGGACTGGTGAGATCCGACTGCAGCACGAGTGCGCGCGACCACTTGCTCAAGCTTCAGTTTACGTGGTTATATCAGCCATTCTACCTGTCAGAGAAGCGCAATTTTCTCGTCGGTGTTGGCAGGGACGTCAGAGCTAGGATGAGCGACTACTTGCTGGGCTCCGCAAGCCCTGATACGACATGCTATTCAAGCATTGG ACCTACCTGCGAGGACGCCTTTCCAAAAGGAAGCATCCTCAACAGATTTGGTGTGACGTTTGAGCCAGATAATAACACGTCTTGGGAAAGTTCACCCTGCCTCTACGGCATGGTGGTGGAGAGCTCATGGTACAACTTCTCTGATGAGGACATGCGCGGCTACGAGGTGCTATCCAACAAGTACTCGAGGGGCGTCCCCATGGTGCTCGATTTCGCCTTTAGGGACGGTTCATGTCCGGGTGCGGACAGCTCTGTCCGTCCAGGCTACAGGTGCGTCAACGGCAACAGCTCCTGTGTCAATTCAACCAGTGCCGAAGGCTATTTCTGCAAGTGCTTGGAACATTACGATGGCAACCCTTACATTCCTAATGgatgccaag ACATCAACGAGTGCGAGCTCCGAGAACAAAATCCTGATCTCCGTGATTTGTATCCTTGCGACGGGATCTGTAAGAACAGGCTGGGAGGCTATGACTGTCGATGCAAACCCGGAATGAAAGGGGACGCCATAAAAGGAACCTGCACGGAGAAACTCCCCCTAGCAGCAAAAGTGACTGTGG GTATTGCTGCCATGATTGTTGTCTTGGTCCTCATGGTTATGGTCCATCAGCTACTAAAATTTAGAAGGTTCTATGAACAAAATGGTGGTCCGGTACTAAAAGGTGTAAAGAATATAAGGATCTATACAAGGAAACAAATTAAGCAAATGACAAATAACTACAGGCGTGTAATTGGAGAGGGCCACTTTGGTAAGGTTTATCTTGGGACTCTCAAAGACAAAAAACAAGTTGCTATAAAGAAGTCCATCAAGGTTGACAACCACATGAAGAAGGAGTTCACCGATGAGGTTATAATCCAATCTGCAATGAGGCACAAGAACATTGTTATGCTCATAGGCTGCTGCTTACAGCTGGATGTTCCCACGTTGGTGTACGAGTTCGTAGCGAGAGGGAGTCTGTACGATGTCCTCTTCAAGTGCAGAGATAAGATTCTAGTGGGTACACGGTTGTGGATTGCCGCTGGGTCAGCCGAAGGCTTAACATACATGCATTCAGCAGGGGAGAGTACAATCCGTCATGGTGATGTTAAATCTGCCAATATCCTTCTCGACGAAAAGTTCACCCCAAAGGTTTCAGACTTTGGGACATCAAAGCTACTCGCGAGAGGAAAAGACGAGATGACAGAACTTGTCATTGGGGACATGAGCTACATAGATCCGGTATATATGGAACAAGGGATCGTCACACAGAAGAGCGATGTCTACGGCTTCGGAGTTGTCCTCATAGAACTTATCACAAGGAGGCCTGCAACATATGATGCTGAGCGGAGCTATGTTGCAAACTTTGTTGAAGCTTTTGTAGAAAAAAGAGGAAGAAGCTTTATTGACAATGATATTACAAGCGAGGCGGATATCAATCTATTGGAAATGGTTGGCGGAGTCGCGGTAGATTGTCTAAAGCCCAATCCAGAAGAACGACAAGACATGAAACAAGTAGAGCACCGCCTCCTCGAGATTGTTGCACAATCTGAAGATTATAGTCAAAAGAGGAACTTCCAGGGAGATCTTAGTCCGGCACCAGATGATGTTGCTTTTCTTAAAGCCTTGGGAGAATGA
- the LOC123179812 gene encoding wall-associated receptor kinase 3 isoform X1, whose amino-acid sequence MAGQDHYTRTGGGDVPGRPHARGGRAVQRDRAEDVDAYADEELTAGRRRRAFSPARAPWQWPAAATLSLWQGGASAEEQRRPVTLEGCQAMCGNISVPFPFGMNQGCFVEGFQVACDDSFDPPRLFLFYNRTGPRTSFSEMGEAAYSTPTPVTSDPTLEKRWEVPVELMDISIAKSEARAYGLVRSDCSTSARDHLLKLQFTWLYQPFYLSEKRNFLVGVGRDVRARMSDYLLGSASPDTTCYSSIGPTCEDAFPKGSILNRFGVTFEPDNNTSWESSPCLYGMVVESSWYNFSDEDMRGYEVLSNKYSRGVPMVLDFAFRDGSCPGADSSVRPGYRCVNGNSSCVNSTSAEGYFCKCLEHYDGNPYIPNGCQDINECELREQNPDLRDLYPCDGICKNRLGGYDCRCKPGMKGDAIKGTCTEKLPLAAKVTVGIAAMIVVLVLMVMVHQLLKFRRFYEQNGGPVLKGVKNIRIYTRKQIKQMTNNYRRVIGEGHFGKVYLGTLKDKKQVAIKKSIKVDNHMKKEFTDEVIIQSAMRHKNIVMLIGCCLQLDVPTLVYEFVARGSLYDVLFKCRDKILVGTRLWIAAGSAEGLTYMHSAGESTIRHGDVKSANILLDEKFTPKVSDFGTSKLLARGKDEMTELVIGDMSYIDPVYMEQGIVTQKSDVYGFGVVLIELITRRPATYDAERSYVANFVEAFVEKRGRSFIDNDITSEADINLLEMVGGVAVDCLKPNPEERQDMKQVEHRLLEIVAQSEDYSQKRNFQGDLSPAPDDVAFLKALGE is encoded by the exons ATGGCCGGCCAAGACCACTACACGCGAACGGGCGGCGGCGATGTCCCTGGCCGGCCTCACGCCCGCGGCGGGCGGGCGGTTCAGAGAGACCGAGCAGAAGACGTGGATGCCTATGCCGATGAGGAACTGACGGCGGGGAGAAGGCGGCGTGCTTTCTCGCCAGCTCGTGCTCCGTGGCAGTGGCCCG CAGCAGCAACTCTGTCTCTGTGGCAGGGTGGTGCCAGCGCTGAAGAGCAGCGCCGGCCCGTCACGCTTGAGGGTTGCCAGGCCATGTGCGGCAACATCAGCGTCCCCTTCCCGTTCGGCATGAATCAGGGCTGCTTCGTCGAGGGCTTCCAGGTCGCCTGCGACGACTCGTTCGACCCCCCTCGTCTCTTCCTTTTCTACAACCGGACAGGACCACGAACCTCATTCAGCGAGATGGGCGAGGCGGCGTACTCAACGCCGACACCGGTCACGTCGGACCCGACGCTGGAGAAGAGGTGGGAAGTGCCCGTGGAGCTCATGGACATATCGATTGCCAAGAGCGAGGCACGGGCTTACGGACTGGTGAGATCCGACTGCAGCACGAGTGCGCGCGACCACTTGCTCAAGCTTCAGTTTACGTGGTTATATCAGCCATTCTACCTGTCAGAGAAGCGCAATTTTCTCGTCGGTGTTGGCAGGGACGTCAGAGCTAGGATGAGCGACTACTTGCTGGGCTCCGCAAGCCCTGATACGACATGCTATTCAAGCATTGG ACCTACCTGCGAGGACGCCTTTCCAAAAGGAAGCATCCTCAACAGATTTGGTGTGACGTTTGAGCCAGATAATAACACGTCTTGGGAAAGTTCACCCTGCCTCTACGGCATGGTGGTGGAGAGCTCATGGTACAACTTCTCTGATGAGGACATGCGCGGCTACGAGGTGCTATCCAACAAGTACTCGAGGGGCGTCCCCATGGTGCTCGATTTCGCCTTTAGGGACGGTTCATGTCCGGGTGCGGACAGCTCTGTCCGTCCAGGCTACAGGTGCGTCAACGGCAACAGCTCCTGTGTCAATTCAACCAGTGCCGAAGGCTATTTCTGCAAGTGCTTGGAACATTACGATGGCAACCCTTACATTCCTAATGgatgccaag ACATCAACGAGTGCGAGCTCCGAGAACAAAATCCTGATCTCCGTGATTTGTATCCTTGCGACGGGATCTGTAAGAACAGGCTGGGAGGCTATGACTGTCGATGCAAACCCGGAATGAAAGGGGACGCCATAAAAGGAACCTGCACGGAGAAACTCCCCCTAGCAGCAAAAGTGACTGTGG GTATTGCTGCCATGATTGTTGTCTTGGTCCTCATGGTTATGGTCCATCAGCTACTAAAATTTAGAAGGTTCTATGAACAAAATGGTGGTCCGGTACTAAAAGGTGTAAAGAATATAAGGATCTATACAAGGAAACAAATTAAGCAAATGACAAATAACTACAGGCGTGTAATTGGAGAGGGCCACTTTGGTAAGGTTTATCTTGGGACTCTCAAAGACAAAAAACAAGTTGCTATAAAGAAGTCCATCAAGGTTGACAACCACATGAAGAAGGAGTTCACCGATGAGGTTATAATCCAATCTGCAATGAGGCACAAGAACATTGTTATGCTCATAGGCTGCTGCTTACAGCTGGATGTTCCCACGTTGGTGTACGAGTTCGTAGCGAGAGGGAGTCTGTACGATGTCCTCTTCAAGTGCAGAGATAAGATTCTAGTGGGTACACGGTTGTGGATTGCCGCTGGGTCAGCCGAAGGCTTAACATACATGCATTCAGCAGGGGAGAGTACAATCCGTCATGGTGATGTTAAATCTGCCAATATCCTTCTCGACGAAAAGTTCACCCCAAAGGTTTCAGACTTTGGGACATCAAAGCTACTCGCGAGAGGAAAAGACGAGATGACAGAACTTGTCATTGGGGACATGAGCTACATAGATCCGGTATATATGGAACAAGGGATCGTCACACAGAAGAGCGATGTCTACGGCTTCGGAGTTGTCCTCATAGAACTTATCACAAGGAGGCCTGCAACATATGATGCTGAGCGGAGCTATGTTGCAAACTTTGTTGAAGCTTTTGTAGAAAAAAGAGGAAGAAGCTTTATTGACAATGATATTACAAGCGAGGCGGATATCAATCTATTGGAAATGGTTGGCGGAGTCGCGGTAGATTGTCTAAAGCCCAATCCAGAAGAACGACAAGACATGAAACAAGTAGAGCACCGCCTCCTCGAGATTGTTGCACAATCTGAAGATTATAGTCAAAAGAGGAACTTCCAGGGAGATCTTAGTCCGGCACCAGATGATGTTGCTTTTCTTAAAGCCTTGGGAGAATGA
- the LOC123179813 gene encoding formin-like protein 14, with protein MPPSTPPLLLLLILLPLAAAHAHTTRRLLQTQPTISPAPPPPPPPPHRHHRHTPPAPSSPSTPPQPPAPPLPPKPLPPPPPRARHHRTPPQTPSPAPPPNPNLAAPAPPTPRFSSTSTAPVVLPTPVSEYPFTNYPFFPSFSPPPPPPTTDAQTQPSGDGDASRTFPANISTLVAPNAGSSSNHNGGSPRFPVLQALLLAFLSLCLLLLSALLSLHLFRRLRRPSGHRRASDAANGAASSSGTTARRGCDDEEEDGDEEGRRLKPPPMPTSSSNPSTEFLYLGTLATPPPGSAPPPSHPRPGSPELRPLPPLPRVGPPSGEFGSRSSASDPSTVPRAAAAVAGDASSSSLSPSSPSASSPTLGSSPVHIRPPSIPQPRGRAPNPSPPKRRPPPPPPPPQNQAWNPFVPVPPTQAAPPSDDDGDSSSTNAAAMHKSRPLHSDKLKPGSLHMKDEMIQLYLNNSAAASAAREVCLLGAPRCHGIGTVLGALGFSEEQVRDALLEGNAHGLGVEALRMLAQLVLTNEEELKLRYFKDDPPAKLCAVDAFLKTILDVPFAFKRVDAMLYVSNFYLEVNQLRMSYATLEAACQELRSSRLFHKVLGAVLNFGNMMSINTGSPNSHALEPNTLLKIVDVKGADGKAALLQFVVQEIMKPEGHLGSAACKMNETTSPPYGVDCRKHGLQVVAKLTAELTSTKKAASVDMTGLSRSVSELGVGLGKVHDVLRLNGMAASAESARRFHNAMSAFLRQAEEEIVRLQGQESVCLSSVREVAEYFHGGDEAGNDEARLFRVFAGVREFVAMLDRICREAGEVQGDRVGSTPVSWMAAVGAPMGTTP; from the exons ATGCCGCCGTCCACgcccccactcctcctcctcctcatcctcctccctctcgccgccgcccacgcccacaCAACCCGCCGGCTCCTCCAGACCCAGCCCACCATCTCCCCtgctccaccacccccacccccaccccctcaccgccaccaccgccacaccCCGCCGGCGCCGAGCTCTCCCTCCACTCCGCCGCAACCACCAGCACCGCCACTCCCACCAaagcccctcccccctcccccacctCGCGCAAGGCACCACCGCACGCCGCCCCAGACCCCATCTCCAGCGCCGCCCCCGAACCCGAATCTTGCCGCTCCGGCCCCGCCGACGCCGAGGTTCTCCTCCACGTCCACCGCCCCGGTAGTCCTCCCCACGCCGGTCAGCGAGTACCCCTTCACCAACTACCCATTCTTCCCCTCCTTCTCcccgccaccccctccccccaccacCGACGCCCAAACCCAGCCCTCCGGCGACGGCGACGCGTCCCGCACCTTCCCGGCCAACATCTCCACCCTGGTGGCCCCCAACGCCGGTAGCAGCAGCAACCACAACGGCGGCAGCCCCCGCTTCCCGGTGCTGCAGGCGCTGCTGCTCGCCTTCCTCTCCCTCTGCCTGCTGCTCCTCTCCGCGCTCCTCTCGCTCCACCTCttccgccgcctccgccgaccctccggccaccgccgcgcgTCCGACGCCGCCAACggggcggcctcctcctccgggACGACGGCGCGGCGGGGttgcgacgacgaggaggaggacggcgacgaggaggGCCGCAGGCTCAAGCCGCCGCCGatgcccacctcctcctccaaccCCAGCACCGAGTTCCTCTACCTCGGCACGctcgccaccccgccgccgggCTCTGCTCCGCCCCCCTCGCACCCACGCCCCGGCTCGCCCGAGCTCCGCCCGCTCCCGCCGCTGCCCCGCGTCGGCCCGCCCTCCGGCGAGTTCGGCTCCCGCAGCTCCGCGTCCGACCCCAGCACCGTGCCCCGCGCGGCCGCAGCGGTCGCCGGCGACGCCTCGTCCTCGTCCCTCTCGccctcctcgccgtcggcctcctcACCCACGCTCGGCTCCAGCCCCGTCCACATCCGCCCGCCGTCCATCCCGCAGCCCCGCGGCCGTGCCCCCAACCCGTCTCCCCCCAaacggaggccgccgccgccaccgccaccaccacaaaACCAAGCCTGGAACCCCTTCGTGCCCGTCCCGCCGACACAGGCCGCTCCCCCCTCCGACGACGACGGCGACTCCTCCTCCACCAACGCGGCGGCGATGCACAAGTCCCGGCCCCTGCACTCCGACAAGCTCAAGCCCGGATCTCTGCA CATGAAGGACGAGATGATCCAGCTCTACCTGAACAACTCCGCGGCGGCATCGGCGGCGAGGGAGGTGTGCCTGCTCGGCGCGCCGAGGTGCCACGGCATCGGCACGGTGCTGGGTGCACTGGGTTTCTCCGAGGAGCAAGTGCGTGATGCGCTCTTGGAAG GCAATGCACATGGTTTGGGAGTAGAAGCCCTACGGATGCTCGCTCAGTTGGTTCTCACCAATGAGGAAGAGCTTAAGCTGAGATATTTCAAGGATGATCCACCTGCCAAGCTTTGCGCGGTCGATGCTTTTCTGAAGACGATACTGGATGTACCATTTGCATTCAAGAGAGTGGATGCTATGCTCTATGTTTCTAACTTTTATCTGGAGGTCAATCAACTGAGAATGTCCTACGCTACTCTGGAG GCAGCCTGCCAGGAGCTGAGGAGCAGCAGGCTATTCCACAAGGTTCTTGGGGCCGTCCTCAACTTTGGCAACATGATGAGCATCAACACAGGCTCTCCAAACTCACATGCCCTGGAGCCCAACACGCTTCTGAAGATAGTCGACGTCAAAGGAGCCGACGGCAAGGCGGCGCTCCTGCAGTTCGTCGTCCAGGAAATCATGAAACCCGAAGGACACCTGGGGTCAGCGGCATGCAAGATGAATGAGACCACAAGTCCGCCGTACGGCGTCGACTGCAGGAAGCACGGCCTCCAGGTGGTCGCCAAGCTCACTGCCGAGCTGACCAGCACCAAGAAGGCGGCGTCGGTCGACATGACGGGCCTCAGCCGGAGCGTGTCGGAGCTCGGCGTCGGCCTCGGGAAGGTCCACGACGTGCTGCGGCTGAACGGCATGGCGGCCTCGGCCGAGAGCGCCCGGCGGTTCCACAACGCGATGAGCGCGTTCCTGCGGCAGGCCGAGGAGGAGATCGTCAGGCTCCAGGGCCAGGAGAGCGTGTGCCTGTCGTCGGTGAGGGAGGTGGCGGAGTActtccacggcggcgacgaggcgggCAATGACGAGGCTCGCTTGTTCAGGGTCTTTGCGGGCGTCCGGGAGTTCGTGGCCATGCTTGACCGGATCTGCAGGGAGGCCGGGGAGGTCCAGGGCGACCGCGTCGGCTCGACGCCGGTGAGCTGGATGGCTGCTGTTGGTGCGCCCATGGGGACGACGCCATGA